A part of Rhopalosiphum maidis isolate BTI-1 chromosome 3, ASM367621v3, whole genome shotgun sequence genomic DNA contains:
- the LOC113556205 gene encoding dual specificity protein phosphatase CDC14C-like — MSVEFNNLMVSDSANKLEVAELSELIENRLYFMVLSNHKGPTTLQTFKDWKSSLKDNNIFYLNVDDNLVYDGFYSDFGPLNLAMIYRYIGIVRDKLKVFKRVVHCAHIGDQKKRSNAAFLICTYLIIENNWTAHQTYNILSQQYKYKYLPFRDASCLLQSEYSVSVEECVNALYKAKWYGFFNMSDFDLDEYEKYETVKYGDINWIVPATLLAFSSPHTRDYIDKSGYQIHSPAYYYPYFKENNVKHVVRLNSKKTYDAKRTFVAVANIQHTDLVFTDGTPPSDSILKYFLHLCEQYIDDNCDVELTNEKSESNEISNTIINSGDVIAKCVGAVAVHCKAGLGRTGCLVASYIVKHWSFTAVEAIAWTRICRPGSVIGVQQQWLIDKEEYLIILGKQWRQRRKNAVDKYKRFINGIYSAKRHNSNANAYEYVDPPPHLNISNEKQFTSSNSGNSETCEESEEYKQRRLSSVLKSKLKTNNQALPNVQNDVYVPNLRQKRSASKIEDPKPKSTFSALKSIRRVTNASIGISMNSLVKKNNTTSTITITRSNLKASLVGKKNTKPITVCKSSTKSTRTHTSETDTKITDETKPSYALATVASSARVSRRLRNQNCITK, encoded by the exons atgtcagTTGAATTCAACAATCTTATGGTTAGTGATAGTGCTAATAAATTGGAAGTTGCCGAACTGTCAGAATTGATTGAaa ATCGGTTATATTTCATGGTATTATCTAATCATAAGGGTCCAACAACGCTTCAAACTTTCAAAGATTGGAAAAGTTCATTGAAagacaacaatatattttatttgaatgttgATGACAATTTGGTGTATGATGGTTTTTATAGTGATTTTGGTCCTTTAAATTTAGCAATGATATATCGTTATATTGGTATAGTACGAGACAAGTTAAAA gtttttaagAGAGTTGTTCACTGTGCTCATATTGGTGATCAAAAGAAAAGGTCAAATGCTGCTTTTcttatttgtacatatttg ataattgaaaataattggaCAGCACaccaaacatataatatattatcacaacaatataaatataaatatttaccatttaG GGACGCATCATGCTTGTTGCAATCAGAATATTCAGTTTCAGTGGAAGAATGTGTTAATGCTTTATATAAAGCTAAATGGTatggattttttaatatgagtGACTTTGATTTGgatgaatatgaaaaatatgaa ACTGTGAAGTATGGTGATATCAATTGGATTGTACCTGCTACCTTATTGGCATTTTCATCACCACATACTCGAGATTATATTGACAAAT ctGGCTATCAGATACATTCTCCAGCTTACTATTATccgtattttaaagaaaataatgtcaAGCATGTAGTTAGATTAAACAGTAAAAAGACATATGATGCTAAACGCACTTTTGTAGCAGTGGCTAATATTCAACACACGGATTTAGTTTTTACCGATGGTACACCCCCTTCAGATTCTATACTCAAATACTTTCTACATCTTTGTGAGCAGTATATTGATGATAATTGTGATGTTGAACTCACAAATGAAAAAAGTGAATCAAATGAAATCtcgaatacaattataaatagtggAGATGTTATAGCTAAATGTGTAGGTGCTGTGGCTGTACACTGCAAAG CTGGATTGGGAAGAACTGGTTGTTTAGTGGCTTCATATATTGTGAAGCATTGGTCATTTACAGCAGTTGAAGCTATTGCGTGGACTCGTATATGTCGACCTGGATCAGTAATTGGTGTGCAGCAACAATGGCTAATTGA tAAAGAAGAGTATCTAATCATACTGGGTAAACAATGGCGacaaagaagaaaaaatgCCGTTGACAAATATAAACGCTTCATAAATGGAATATATAGTGCTAAACGACATAATTCCAATGCTAATGCATATGAGTATGTAGATCCGCCTCCTCATTTAAACATTagtaatgaaaaacaattcacCAGCAGTAATAGTGGTAATAGTGAAACATGTGAAGAATCTGAAGAG TACAAGCAAAGAAGATTATCTTCTgtcttaaaaagtaaattgaaGACAAACAACCAAGCACTTCCTAATGTTCAAAATGATGTATATGTACCAAACCTAAGACAAAAAAGATCTGCCTCAAAAATCGAGGACCCTAAGCCTAAAAGTACATTTTCAGCATTAAAAAGTATTCGTAGAGTTACAAATGCATCTATTGGAATAAGTATGAACAGTctggtgaaaaaaaataatactacatcAACAATTACTATCACAAGAAGTAATTTAAAGGCTTCTTTAGttgggaaaaaaaatacaaaaccaataactgtatgtaaatCTAGCACCAAATCAACAAGAACTCATACATCAGAAACTGAcacaaa AATAACTGACGAAACAAAACCATCATATGCATTAGCTACTGTGGCATCATCTGCACGTGTATCAAGGCGTCTTCGTAATCAGAACTgcattactaaataa
- the LOC113559271 gene encoding LOW QUALITY PROTEIN: uncharacterized protein LOC113559271 (The sequence of the model RefSeq protein was modified relative to this genomic sequence to represent the inferred CDS: deleted 1 base in 1 codon) translates to MNNNTTKPNCSVNNNDIDSKPIFLSNSVYEFCDIKNNMDDQLTIWGLDNMNTNDTSKVMFDMHFNDYSENLNFEEPILNNRQCNCDCTPTWDRLKQTLELTDEEILKRCDTLNFMIPEDIFCNLPIDLNDDQVDNLDDFQLDEEYMYTQLVDFNEIAPYQEENRAKKEEELIIANEPVVKSTTNNKPVKPDSRQKNAIQKNITKSNDTNIVNTAIESNEPDQENIQNENQKQNIKNKSKSSKKKNKRCTENELLVGLSNTIKENMMRNMKYVYTFGEDYRGGIKYGHKNCVNFWMPIPHNKGWVDDKFLEAERKKTIDKKKLRIEQEEHNRMKEIEDEKATIKKARQERAPLRFPSYSANTKPKPNKKVVKIPKIKKVEAVPAFKLNKNRGIYTITMNYYTKEGRLDKTEEPVVFKLADHTKEMDGVSSTSSFNVEFVTPGAINSLRPKKSVKAKVQIPKPIVEEVLPSVKSTLKKKV, encoded by the exons atgaacaataatacaaCCAAACCAAATTGTTCagtaaacaataatgatattgacTCAAAACCAATATTTCTTAGTAATTCTGTTTATGAATTTTGTGATATTAAGAACAATATGGATGACCAATTAACGATATGGGGTTTAGACAATATGAACACTAATGACACTAGTAAAGTAATGTTTGATATgcatttcaatgattactca gaaaatttaaattttgaagagccaatattaaataatagacaaTGCAATTGTGATTGTACACCTACATGGGATCGACTTaaacaaactcttgaattaaCTGATGAAGAAATACTCAAGAGATGTGATACACTAAATTTCATGATTCCTgaagatattttttgtaatttacccATTGATCTTAATGACGACCAAGTTGATAATTTAGATGATTTTCAATTGGATGAAGAATACATGTATACACAATTAgtagattttaatgaaattgctCCATATCAAGAAGAAAATAGAGCCAAAAAAGAAGAAGAATTAATAATAGCTAATGAACCTGTAGTAAAATCGACAACAAACAACAAACCAGTTAAGCCTGATAGTAGACAAAAAAACgcgatacaaaaaaatatcacaaaatctAACGACACAAATATCGTTAACACAGCTATTGAGTCTAATGAACCTGATCAAGAAAACATTCAAAATGAAAACCagaaacaaaacattaaaaataaatcaaaatcttccaagaaaaaaaataaacgttgtactgaaaatgaattattagtaggcttaagtaatacaataaaagaaaatatgatGAGGAATATGAAGTATGTATACACATTTGGTGAGGATTATCGAGGTGGCATAAAATATGGTCATAAAAATTGCGTTAATTTTTGGATGCCAATTCCACATAATAAAGGTTGGGTTGATGATAAATTTCTGGAAGCC GAaaggaaaaaaacaattgacaaaaaaaaattacgaatcGAGCAGGAAGAACATAACAGGATGAAAGAAATAGAGGATGAAAAAGCCACCATAAAAAAAGCCAGACAGGAAAGAGCACCGTTGCGTTTTCCCAGTTATAGCGCAAACACTAAACCTAAACCtaataaaaaagtagtaaaaattccaaaaattaagAAAGTGGAGGCGGTTCCcgcatttaaattgaataaaaaccgAGGCATATACACGATCACTATGAACTATTATACGAAAGAAGGGCGATTGGACAAAACGGAAGAACCGGTAGTGTTCAAGTTAGCTGACCACACGAAAGAAATGGATGGCGTGAGTTCAACTTCAAGTTTCAACGTAGAATTCGTCACACCCGGAGCAATCAATTCATTACGCCCGAAAAAATCCGTCAAAGCAAAAGTACAAATTCCTAAACCTATTGTCGAAGAAGTCTTACCATCAGTTAAGTCGACACTCAAAAAGAAAGTGTAA